The Corylus avellana chromosome ca8, CavTom2PMs-1.0 genome has a segment encoding these proteins:
- the LOC132189235 gene encoding zingipain-2 → MNFPCSFLFILLLSPHLAFSSPSHTSQLFETWCKEHGKTYSSEAERLHRIRVFEDNYNFVKQHNDMGNSSYTLSLNAFADLTHHEFRASRLGFSAAGRNFHRGRPLREHGVVREIPSELDWRKKGAVTHVKDQGSCGACWSFSATGAIEGINKVVTGSLVSLSEQELVDCDQSYNSGCEGGLMDYAYQFVIDNHGIDTEEDYPYQGRDRSCNKERLKRRVVTIDGYTDVPPNNEKQLLQAVAVQPVSVGICGSERAFQLYSKGIFTGPCSTSLDHAVLIVGYGSENGVDYWITKNSWGTGWGMDGYIHMLRNGGNSQGLCGINMLASYPTKTSPNPPPPPPPGPTRCDLFTFCGEGETCCCAKRLFGICISWKCCDLNSAVCCKDHLHCCPNDYPVCDTKRNQCFKQNGNITRKEALKSRPTSGKSGSWSSFIEAWIL, encoded by the exons ACACCTCGctttctcttctccttcacacACCTCCCAACTGTTCGAAACGTGGTGCAAAGAACATGGCAAAACTTACTCTTCTGAAGCTGAAAGGCTCCACAGGATCAGAGTGTTCGAGGACAACTACAACTTCGTTAAGCAGCACAATGATATGGGCAATTCTTCTTATACCCTCTCTCTCAATGCCTTTGCTGATCTCACCCACCACGAGTTCAGGGCCTCTCGCCTGGGGTTCTCAGCTGCCGGTAGGAATTTCCATCGGGGGCGGCCGCTTCGGGAGCATGGTGTTGTTCGTGAGATTCCTTCGGAGTTGGATTGGAGGAAGAAAGGAGCAGTGACCCATGTCAAAGATCAAGGGAGTTGTG GTGCTTGTTGGTCATTCTCTGCTACTGGAGCTATTGAAGGTATTAATAAGGTTGTCACAGGGTCTCTTGTCAGCCTCTCCGAACAGGAGTTAGTTGATTGTGACCAATCTTACAATAGTGGCTGCGAAGGTGGGCTCATGGACTATGCATATCAATTTGTGATAGATAACCATGGCATTGACACTGAGGAAGATTACCCTTATCAAGGTCGGGACAGGTCCTGCAATAAGGAAAGG TTAAAAAGGCGTGTTGTGACGATTGATGGTTACACTGATGTGCCACCAAATAATGAGAAACAGCTACTACAAGCTGTGGCAGTGCAACCTGTGAGTGTAGGTATATGTGGAAGTGAGAGAGCATTTCAGTTGTATTCAAAG GGGATTTTCACGGGCCCGTGTTCAACTTCTTTGGATCATGCTGTATTGATTGTAGGGTATGGTTCAGAAAATGGAGTTGACTATTGGATTACCAAGAATTCATGGGGAACAGGTTGGGGAATGGACGGCTATATTCACATGCTGCGTAACGGCGGCAATTCACAAGGGCTCTGTGGTATCAACATGTTAGCTTCATATCCAACCAAAACTAGCCCAAATCCTCCTCCCCCACCTCCCCCAGGTCCAACTAGATGTGATCTTTTTACTTTCTGTGGAGAAGGAGAAACCTGCTGTTGTGCAAAGCGCCTCTTCGGAATTTGCATTTCATGGAAATGTTGTGATTTGAATTCTGCTGTGTGCTGTAAAGACCACCTTCATTGTTGTCCAAATGATTATCCCGTTTGTGATACAAAAAGGAACCAATGCTTCAAG CAAAATGGGAACATTACAAGAAAGGAAGCACTTAAGAGCAGACCCACATCTGGGAAGTCAGGCAGTTGGAGCTCCTTTATTGAGGCTTGGATTCTGTAA